The Coffea arabica cultivar ET-39 chromosome 8e, Coffea Arabica ET-39 HiFi, whole genome shotgun sequence genome window below encodes:
- the LOC113704530 gene encoding disease resistance protein RPM1-like gives MAETVLSFVLDQLSIFLLEEGRLLGGLRQEVQLISDELGHMRSFLGVAETKEEDADPRMQEWIKQVREAAYDTEDVLDEFVARFAHHHATGFYGSVRKIFNSVKTLRARRKVAEQIQSIKARVKNISEGHQRYQSEFGGTTQAAESLAAVNNTTWRYSRDDALLVEEAELVGIDHPKQKLISQLLEGDDSQLKVVSVVGMGGLGKTTLVKKVHEDLGIRRHFPVRAFVTVSQPCNFQELLKDLTRQLHNDLKKPVPESIETMTAIQLKQCVKDFLQQAGRYAIVFDDVWDVEFWNAIRFALPENGYGNRVMLTTRKADVASASCNKSQDYVYKMVPLSFEDSWTLFCNKIFKGNGCPAHLTDVAKGILGKCQGLPLAVLAISGLLALKDLNISEEWEMVRRSLAGELEGSGMLDRVKKILSLSYNDLPCHLKSCLLYLSIYPEDFEIRCGRLVQLWSAERFVGKREGMTMKDVGYNYLRELVNRSLIQVTQSLYEGIPYACRIHDLVREVVLSKAREQNMIAITTGQYTKWLSEKVRRLVVHSSSNNTEQHQESQCYSFNHLRSFITIESMNPLISRALLSEVLKSGRLLKVLDLCDEKTLEELPNEIFNLYHLRHLNLCRTGVKAVPKFIGKLRNLEYLDLRETEVKELPVEILKLQKLEHLMVFKKVDSSDESHGYHGFKAPSKLGGLLALQSLTTIDASSGSVIVKEIGTLTQLRWLGISNLRREDGKELCSSLATLTSLRQLHIASIRNDGAGYEVMDLDHYHQQQHSLSSSMPSSFLQSLRMLILRGRLEKMPQWIAHLQSLVRIDLRWSRLRVEEDPLEPLRHLPNLATIQFFGSYQGEGLCFKAGGFPKLKDLCLEKLEKLKWLKVEDGALPNLHVLFLDRLPLLEELPLGIQHSRNLRKLYLSELSSQLMEKLENLNEETEDYRKIAHISEVVIVLWTDEEGWRLHRLWGKKM, from the coding sequence ATGGCAGAAACAGTTCTCTCTTTTGTGTTAGATCAGCTCTCAATTTTTCTGCTTGAAGAGGGCAGATTATTGGGAGGGCTTCGCCAAGAGGTTCAACTCATCAGCGATGAGTTGGGGCACATGAGATCTTTCCTGGGAGTGGcagaaacaaaggaagaagatgCAGATCCCAGGATGCAAGAATGGATCAAGCAAGTACGAGAAGCAGCTTATGACACTGAAGATGTTCTTGATGAATTCGTAGCTCGCTTTGCTCACCATCATGCAACAGGGTTCTATGGCTCTGTTAGGAAAATTTTCAACTCCGTGAAGACTTTGCGAGCTCGTCGTAAGGTTGCTGAGCAAATACAGAGCATCAAGGCCAGAGTAAAGAATATATCTGAAGGGCATCAGAGATACCAATCAGAATTCGGCGGTACTACCCAAGCGGCGGAGTCTCTTGCTGCTGTTAACAACACAACATGGCGCTATAGCAGGGATGATGCACTTCTCGTGGAAGAAGCTGAACTAGTTGGCATTGACCACCCCAAACAAAAGCTAATTTCTCAACTACTCGAAGGGGATGATTCCCAGCTCAAAGTCGTTTCTGTGGTTGGCATGGGAGGACTCGGAAAAACTACCTTAGTCAAAAAAGTCCACGAAGATTTAGGTATTAGAAGGCATTTCCCAGTTCGTGCCTTTGTAACTGTCTCTCAACCATGCAACTTCCAGGAGCTCCTGAAAGACTTGACTCGGCAGTTACACAATGATTTGAAGAAACCAGTTCCAGAATCGATTGAGACAATGACTGCAATTCAGCTGAAACAATGTGTTAAAGATTTTCTTCAACAAGCCGGAAGGTATGCAATTGTGTTTGATGATGTATGGGATGTGGAATTCTGGAATGCGATTAGATTTGCACTGCCCGAAAATGGCTATGGCAATCGCGTCATGCTAACAACACGAAAAGCCGATGTAGCCTCTGCATCTTGCAACAAATCTCAAGATTATGTCTACAAAATGGTGCCCCTGTCTTTCGAGGATTCATGGACCCTATTTTGCAACAAGATCTTCAAAGGAAATGGTTGTCCTGCCCATCTAACAGATGTTGCAAAAGGTATATTGGGGAAATGTCAGGGATTGCCCCTTGCGGTTCTTGCAATCAGTGGGCTTTTGGCTTTGAAAGACTTGAATATTTCAGAGGAATGGGAGATGGTTCGACGCAGCCTAGCGGGTGAATTAGAAGGCTCTGGTATGCTGGACAGGGTCAAAAAGATACTTTCTCTCAGTTACAATGATCTGCCCTGCCATCTTAAGTCCTGTTTGTTGTATTTAAGCATTTATCCAGAGGATTTTGAAATACGTTGTGGCAGACTTGTTCAATTATGGTCAGCTGAAAGATTTGTGGGTAAGAGAGAAGGAATGACAATGAAAGATGTAGGCTACAATTACCTCAGAGAACTGGTCAATAGGAGCCTAATTCAAGTGACTCAAAGTTTGTATGAAGGAATCCCCTACGCTTGTCGAATCCATGATCTAGTGCGAGAAGTTGTTCTTTCCAAGGCAAGGGAACAAAATATGATCGCAATTACTACTGGACAATACACAAAGTGGTTGTCTGAGAAGGTACGCCGTTTGGTAGTCCACAGTAGCAGCAACAACACCGAGCAGCACCAAGAAAGCCAATGTTATAGCTTTAACCACCTTCGATCCTTTATTACGATTGAATCCATGAATCCACTGATATCCAGAGCCTTGTTATCAGAAGTTTTAAAGAGTGGCAGATTGTTAAAGGTTTTGGATTTGTGTGATGAAAAGACATTGGAGGAACTCCCAAATGAGATTTTCAACTTGTATCATCTCAGGCATCTGAACCTATGTAGGACAGGGGTTAAAGCAGTCCCGAAATTCATAGGAAAGCTTCGAAATTTGGAGTATTTGGATTTGCGTGAAACTGAAGTCAAGGAATTACCCGTGGAAATCCTGAAGCTACAAAAGCTTGAGCATCTTATGGTATTCAAAAAAGTTGATTCTTCTGATGAGAGTCATGGATATCATGGGTTTAAAGCTCCATCAAAATTGGGAGGGCTTCTTGCACTACAATCATTAACAACCATAGATGCCAGTAGCGGATCCGTAATAGTTAAAGAGATAGGAACATTGACTCAATTAAGATGGTTAGGGATTTCAAATCTGAGAAGAGAAGATGGAAAGGAGCTCTGCTCCTCCCTTGCCACCCTCACTAGTCTTCGGCAACTACACATTGCTTCAATTAGAAATGATGGTGCTGGTTATGAGGTAATGGATCTGGATCATTATCATCAACAACAACATTCTCTTTCATCTTCGATGCCTTCTTCATTTCTCCAATCTCTTCGTATGCTAATATTGCGTGGCCGCTTAGAAAAGATGCCACAATGGATAGCTCATCTTCAAAGCTTGGTAAGAATAGATTTGAGGTGGAGCCGTTTAAGGGTTGAAGAGGATCCGCTTGAACCCCTCCGCCATTTGCCAAATTTGGCAACTATTCAATTTTTTGGATCTTACCAAGGAGAGGGGTTGTGTTTCAAGGCTGGAGGATTCCCGAAGTTAAAGGATTTGTGCCTAGAGAAATTAGAGAAGTTAAAATGGCTGAAAGTGGAGGACGGTGCATTACCCAATCTCCACGTACTGTTTCTGGATAGACTTCCATTGCTAGAGGAGTTACCTTTGGGAATTCAGCACTCAAGGAATCTTCGAAAGCTGTATTTGTCTGAGTTGAGTTCTCAACTGATGGAGAAGCTAGAGAATCTAAATGAAGAGACTGAAGATTATAGAAAAATTGCACACATTTCTGAAGTTGTCATTGTATTGTGGACAGATGAGGAGGGATGGAGACTGCACCGGCTGTGGGGGAAGAAGATGTAA